A section of the Spirochaeta isovalerica genome encodes:
- a CDS encoding peptidylprolyl isomerase, translating into MEWRASHILVKDRALAQNILQRLKKGGDFRALAKEFSTCPSKSKGGDLGWFGPGQMVPPFEKAVVKLSQGRISDIVQTQFGFHIIKKTGQRG; encoded by the coding sequence ATGGAATGGAGAGCCAGTCATATTCTGGTTAAAGACAGGGCTCTGGCCCAGAACATACTGCAGCGTCTGAAAAAGGGCGGAGACTTCCGCGCCCTTGCGAAGGAATTTTCCACCTGCCCGAGCAAATCCAAAGGAGGAGATCTGGGATGGTTCGGACCGGGACAGATGGTTCCCCCTTTTGAAAAAGCTGTGGTCAAGCTATCTCAGGGCCGCATCAGCGATATTGTCCAGACTCAGTTCGGGTTCCATATCATAAAGAAAACGGGCCAGAGAGGCTGA
- a CDS encoding NYN domain-containing protein, with amino-acid sequence MTSNIAILWDLENVTPSSSNTLFLDGMSEYVESMGSVVCSYAYADWSKPGFRSLGPQLSSRNFYMVHIPRARKTKNSADMQLVSDALDLLRYYNNIDTYVLITGDSDFRPLLLSLKKTGKKIHIICDIKTAAQDLLIIADSFIDYREVLTSDDSDDSDDDEVPEEKATEGQIKKNKEYWFERLAESASLLQSENKTCNMGTVKIKMKILNRDFKEQSLGYRRWSAFVSAAVKAGYIRLEEEDKQTNILPGTKFRKDVGSLQSALRILIEELKDLDKGKKEAQFHQYSILNSRLLDKGINTKNLGFTKFKKFISSAEARGLVETKVENLESYVKRQI; translated from the coding sequence ATGACAAGCAACATAGCTATACTCTGGGACCTGGAAAACGTAACTCCTTCCAGCTCCAACACTCTCTTTCTCGACGGGATGTCGGAATATGTGGAATCCATGGGATCCGTCGTCTGCTCTTACGCCTACGCCGACTGGAGCAAGCCGGGATTCCGGAGCCTGGGTCCCCAGCTCTCCTCCAGGAACTTTTACATGGTTCATATCCCCCGGGCCAGAAAAACCAAGAACAGCGCCGATATGCAGCTCGTATCCGATGCTCTTGACCTGCTCCGCTATTACAACAACATCGACACCTACGTTCTGATTACGGGAGACAGCGATTTCCGTCCCCTCCTCCTCTCCCTGAAGAAAACCGGTAAGAAAATCCATATCATCTGCGATATCAAAACAGCAGCCCAGGATCTTCTGATCATCGCCGACAGTTTCATTGACTACCGCGAAGTCCTGACCTCAGACGATTCGGACGATTCCGATGACGATGAAGTTCCCGAAGAAAAAGCCACGGAAGGTCAGATTAAAAAGAATAAGGAATACTGGTTCGAGCGCCTTGCCGAATCGGCCAGCCTTCTCCAGAGCGAAAATAAAACCTGCAATATGGGTACGGTGAAAATCAAGATGAAAATCCTCAACCGGGATTTCAAAGAGCAGTCTCTCGGATACCGGCGGTGGAGCGCTTTCGTTTCCGCGGCCGTAAAAGCCGGTTACATCCGTCTGGAGGAAGAGGACAAGCAGACCAATATTCTGCCGGGTACCAAGTTCCGTAAAGATGTGGGATCTCTGCAGAGTGCCCTGCGCATTCTCATCGAGGAACTGAAAGATCTTGATAAGGGCAAAAAAGAAGCTCAGTTCCACCAGTACTCCATTCTGAACTCCCGTCTTCTCGACAAGGGGATAAACACCAAAAATCTCGGGTTCACCAAGTTCAAGAAATTCATTTCATCAGCCGAAGCGAGAGGTCTGGTCGAGACAAAGGTGGAAAACCTGGAGAGCTACGTCAAGCGTCAGATCTGA
- a CDS encoding ABC transporter ATP-binding protein has product MTVDIKDLTVSFGDLKVLGGLDLHFPEKEISVVLGPSGCGKTTILNVLTSSVSPRRGSIEGIEGKRFSYLFQEPRLLPWLTVEGNLNFVLDDISDKREREALCRRVLKMTGLSDYASWYPGKLSGGMKQRVAIARAFAHPSDMILMDEPFQGLDLKRKLSLINQFTDVWEKEKRSAVMVTHDIGEAIRLADKVYVLTEKPARLADAFTIDIPRPEREPGTKRYSEYEKRLYDLLS; this is encoded by the coding sequence ATGACAGTCGATATAAAAGATCTGACAGTTTCCTTCGGAGATCTGAAAGTTCTCGGTGGGCTTGATCTCCATTTCCCGGAGAAGGAAATATCCGTTGTTCTCGGACCTTCGGGATGCGGCAAGACGACAATTCTCAATGTTCTGACTTCCTCGGTATCACCCCGGAGGGGTTCAATCGAGGGAATAGAAGGAAAACGATTCTCCTATCTTTTTCAGGAACCGCGTCTGCTGCCGTGGCTGACTGTCGAAGGGAATCTGAACTTCGTTCTCGATGATATTTCCGATAAAAGGGAACGGGAGGCTCTGTGCCGGCGGGTTCTGAAAATGACCGGTTTGAGCGATTACGCCTCCTGGTACCCCGGCAAGCTGAGCGGAGGAATGAAGCAGCGGGTTGCCATCGCCCGGGCTTTCGCCCATCCTTCCGATATGATTCTGATGGATGAGCCCTTCCAGGGGCTGGATTTGAAGAGAAAGCTCTCTCTTATCAATCAGTTTACCGATGTCTGGGAGAAAGAAAAAAGAAGCGCCGTCATGGTGACTCACGATATCGGCGAAGCCATAAGGCTGGCCGATAAAGTCTATGTTCTGACAGAAAAACCGGCAAGGCTGGCCGATGCTTTCACCATAGATATACCCCGTCCTGAGAGAGAGCCGGGAACTAAGCGGTACAGCGAATACGAAAAACGTCTGTACGATCTTTTAAGCTGA
- a CDS encoding methyl-accepting chemotaxis protein: MAWKDVKVQRKFAIGFGSIILMLIGSSLVSILLIQQIVKDAGQVIGGNKLKSEIIQKEVDHLNWQGALSLYVNDNRGTIESVETNPDNCRFGQWLNSQERQDAELLVPTLTPILTSLETYHDDLHNSVLKIEQTHRIVDPEMGNYLRERKLDHISWKLNLLDYITDDRMTENPVQMDPEKCALGIWHASDAVRKLSTENSHISSIISRLVSSHEAVHKGASVIEQYLQEGEKEEALSYFHEDLEEDMTATLNYLNQLIDWHDSEMIKQNRSREIFATETHSALVQVQDHFHQMVDTVSSSILTEDAMLDAAEAGSRTLLISSLIIVIVAIVTAVILTLSLLRPIIKCVVFADQVATGDLKASLDIDQKDQIGELAESLRRVLQGFRDKAMVVEHFAEGDLTAEVTTLSDQDGLGLSLRKMKKDLNELIGQVVAAVDQISSGAEQIAQASQSLSEGAATQASSTEEVSVMVNQISGQAAQNADNASQAKSISEKATMDAEKGNESMTGVVSLMEKINSGADETKKIVKVIDDIAFQINLLALNANVEAARAGKYGKGFAVVADEVRNLAVKSAQAARETSDMVEESIGNIQNGYAAVQKSAEQLREIVEGSRRVSEILEEIAAASRNQDDGISQATGGLDQIDKITQENTGNAEETASASEELSSQSLQLKGLVDRFKLEKDEHAKALPGRPAGRTGYKKAFLERKPSDSSLKSGEKTGFNKPASNKEEKLSEEKRFFTKPPEGSFSTGIKPVNPSEVISLDDNDFDQF, translated from the coding sequence ATGGCCTGGAAAGATGTGAAGGTTCAGCGTAAGTTTGCAATCGGTTTTGGTTCCATTATCCTTATGCTGATCGGCTCGAGCCTTGTATCCATTCTTCTCATTCAGCAGATAGTCAAAGATGCAGGTCAGGTTATCGGTGGCAATAAACTGAAGTCGGAGATCATTCAGAAAGAGGTCGATCATCTCAATTGGCAGGGGGCTCTGTCTCTCTATGTCAATGACAATAGGGGAACCATCGAGTCGGTCGAAACCAATCCCGATAATTGCCGATTCGGCCAATGGCTGAACAGCCAGGAGAGACAGGATGCCGAGCTTCTGGTCCCGACCCTGACTCCCATTCTCACATCTCTGGAGACATATCACGACGATCTCCACAACAGTGTTTTGAAAATTGAACAGACTCACAGGATCGTCGATCCTGAAATGGGAAATTACCTCAGAGAACGCAAGCTCGACCACATCAGCTGGAAACTCAATCTCCTGGATTACATCACTGATGACCGGATGACCGAAAATCCCGTACAGATGGATCCTGAAAAATGTGCTCTCGGAATCTGGCACGCATCGGATGCGGTCAGGAAGCTATCGACGGAAAATAGTCATATAAGCTCCATTATCTCCCGTCTCGTGAGTTCCCATGAAGCGGTTCATAAAGGGGCTTCTGTCATAGAGCAATATCTTCAGGAAGGGGAGAAGGAAGAGGCTTTATCCTACTTTCACGAGGATCTCGAGGAAGATATGACAGCGACTCTCAACTATTTGAATCAGTTGATTGACTGGCATGACAGTGAGATGATCAAGCAGAACCGGTCGAGGGAGATTTTTGCCACCGAGACGCACAGCGCCCTTGTTCAGGTTCAGGATCACTTCCATCAAATGGTGGATACGGTCTCCTCCAGCATTTTAACGGAAGACGCCATGCTCGATGCAGCTGAAGCCGGATCCCGGACATTGTTAATCAGCAGTCTGATAATCGTAATCGTCGCGATTGTGACGGCTGTCATACTGACTTTATCTTTGCTCAGGCCGATAATTAAATGCGTCGTTTTTGCCGATCAGGTGGCAACAGGAGATCTGAAAGCCTCTCTGGATATCGATCAGAAAGATCAAATCGGGGAACTGGCGGAATCGCTCCGGCGGGTTCTCCAGGGATTCCGGGACAAGGCTATGGTCGTCGAACACTTCGCCGAAGGAGATCTTACAGCGGAAGTGACGACCTTATCCGATCAGGATGGTCTGGGTTTGTCTCTCAGAAAAATGAAAAAAGATCTCAATGAGCTGATCGGACAGGTCGTTGCGGCTGTGGATCAGATTTCCTCCGGAGCCGAGCAGATTGCCCAGGCCAGCCAGAGCCTGTCCGAAGGGGCGGCGACTCAGGCCAGCAGCACAGAAGAGGTTTCAGTCATGGTCAATCAGATTTCCGGTCAGGCTGCTCAGAATGCCGATAACGCTTCCCAGGCGAAGAGCATTTCTGAAAAGGCCACCATGGATGCGGAAAAAGGGAATGAGAGCATGACCGGTGTCGTGTCCCTTATGGAGAAAATCAACAGCGGGGCTGATGAGACAAAGAAAATCGTCAAAGTTATCGACGATATCGCCTTTCAGATAAATCTTCTCGCCCTCAATGCCAATGTGGAAGCGGCCAGGGCCGGGAAATACGGGAAAGGGTTTGCCGTCGTGGCCGATGAGGTGCGGAATCTTGCAGTGAAGAGCGCCCAGGCTGCCAGGGAAACTTCCGATATGGTTGAGGAGTCAATCGGGAATATACAAAATGGATATGCGGCGGTGCAGAAATCAGCGGAACAGCTTCGGGAAATCGTTGAGGGCTCCCGACGGGTATCGGAAATTCTCGAGGAGATAGCCGCCGCCAGCAGAAACCAGGATGATGGTATTTCCCAGGCAACCGGGGGGCTGGATCAGATTGACAAGATCACTCAGGAAAATACGGGTAATGCGGAAGAAACCGCTTCCGCATCGGAAGAGCTTTCCAGTCAGAGCCTTCAGCTCAAAGGTCTGGTTGACCGTTTCAAACTGGAAAAAGATGAACATGCGAAAGCCCTTCCCGGCCGGCCGGCTGGACGGACGGGATACAAAAAGGCATTCCTGGAAAGAAAGCCCTCTGATTCGTCTTTGAAAAGCGGAGAAAAAACGGGTTTTAACAAACCGGCATCAAATAAAGAGGAAAAGCTTTCCGAAGAAAAAAGGTTCTTCACCAAACCGCCGGAAGGTTCGTTCTCGACGGGAATAAAACCGGTTAATCCTTCGGAAGTCATTTCTCTGGACGATAACGATTTCGATCAGTTTTAA
- a CDS encoding chemotaxis protein CheA, giving the protein MDSATAHTDEFLRNAEEIMGSLLRDLDEWKNDPYNRHLIDRIFRYMHSLKSGAAFLEMTTLESLAHSLESLFDSYRKGAETDEETIEKIMKAVSIMNRELDRLMEEELPPLIEFSSEREEQSEEERPVRKRDLFSPFEKELLSEASRRGEKLYRIICHLDEFPQMLYARAYLLMNNLELSVNVITTDPPMDDRQADFTRFTAYITTDLDVSGIYKAVNVDSIVRVDLIRLDYASYLEREDDVINLNFDEGKTHPTGSWIRVEQRKVDELAGYIDQLKVATGRFSSYRTKMDDLHQLARGMERVLLNVTMVPLNTLLKGFPRFVEELCRKTGKSAELLMSGESCAVDRTVFDIISETLQHLIRNAVYHGLESFDERRAAGKSESGSLVIHTEMADERIHITLSDDGRGINRRAVLERASRLGLKDSGEGDLLSILAKPGFSTVEEADSLSGRGVGLDLVIHNIQDKLKGEIHLINDEGKGVTYKIVIPTSRVMTKILLMRSGGRTMAFPARNVESTEPFSAHSLIGDRDDFLFYRFKEEELPLFTESGRLHKVSAGSEGGYVLIVTYLGLKAAIYTEELLMEKEILSDNLRLNEEAEPFLYQAVLSGEDCLYLSPSIISI; this is encoded by the coding sequence ATGGATAGCGCAACAGCTCATACCGACGAATTTCTTCGCAATGCCGAAGAGATCATGGGGTCTCTTCTCCGGGATCTTGATGAGTGGAAGAACGACCCCTATAACCGGCACCTGATCGATCGCATATTCCGGTATATGCATTCTCTGAAATCGGGAGCCGCCTTTCTGGAAATGACCACTCTCGAATCTCTTGCCCATTCCCTCGAATCACTCTTCGACAGCTATCGGAAGGGCGCAGAAACAGATGAAGAGACAATAGAGAAGATAATGAAAGCCGTTTCCATAATGAACCGTGAACTCGACAGGCTTATGGAAGAGGAGCTTCCGCCGTTGATAGAGTTTTCATCGGAGCGGGAGGAACAATCAGAAGAAGAAAGGCCCGTTCGGAAAAGAGACCTCTTTTCCCCCTTTGAAAAGGAGCTGCTCTCTGAAGCTTCGAGGAGAGGCGAGAAACTGTACAGGATAATCTGTCATCTCGACGAGTTTCCCCAGATGCTTTATGCCAGGGCTTATCTGCTTATGAATAACCTGGAGCTTTCGGTAAATGTCATTACCACAGACCCGCCCATGGACGACAGACAGGCTGATTTTACCAGATTCACTGCCTATATTACGACTGATCTCGATGTAAGCGGAATCTATAAGGCCGTCAATGTCGATTCCATCGTCAGAGTTGATCTGATAAGGCTGGATTACGCATCCTATCTGGAAAGGGAAGATGATGTTATCAATCTCAATTTCGATGAAGGGAAAACACACCCCACCGGTTCGTGGATCAGAGTCGAACAGAGGAAGGTGGATGAGTTGGCCGGTTATATCGATCAGCTGAAAGTGGCAACCGGACGTTTTTCCTCATACAGGACCAAAATGGACGATCTTCATCAGCTGGCCCGAGGGATGGAAAGAGTTCTTCTCAATGTGACCATGGTGCCGCTCAATACGCTGCTCAAAGGTTTTCCCCGGTTTGTAGAGGAACTCTGCCGGAAAACAGGCAAATCGGCGGAGCTGTTGATGAGCGGAGAATCCTGTGCGGTGGACAGGACAGTTTTCGATATAATCTCAGAGACTCTTCAGCACCTTATACGTAATGCTGTCTATCACGGACTGGAAAGCTTCGATGAGAGGCGGGCAGCCGGAAAGAGTGAATCCGGTTCTCTGGTCATTCATACGGAAATGGCCGATGAGCGCATACATATAACCTTGAGCGACGATGGCAGGGGCATAAACCGCCGAGCCGTTCTGGAAAGAGCTTCCCGCCTGGGGTTGAAAGACAGCGGAGAGGGGGATCTCCTTTCCATTCTGGCCAAACCGGGGTTTTCCACGGTGGAGGAAGCCGATTCTCTTTCAGGTCGGGGAGTCGGTCTCGATCTTGTTATTCACAATATTCAGGACAAACTGAAAGGTGAAATCCATCTCATCAATGATGAGGGAAAGGGCGTCACCTATAAGATTGTCATCCCTACATCACGAGTCATGACAAAAATCCTGCTTATGAGAAGCGGCGGCCGGACTATGGCCTTTCCCGCCAGGAACGTGGAAAGCACTGAGCCTTTCAGTGCCCATTCGCTGATCGGAGACAGAGATGATTTCCTCTTTTACAGGTTCAAGGAAGAGGAGCTCCCGCTATTTACCGAGTCGGGCCGGCTTCACAAGGTTTCCGCCGGTTCTGAAGGAGGATATGTCCTGATTGTCACTTATCTGGGTCTTAAAGCCGCGATTTATACGGAAGAGCTGTTGATGGAGAAGGAAATCCTCTCGGATAACCTGAGGCTCAATGAAGAAGCGGAGCCCTTTCTCTACCAGGCTGTTCTTTCCGGAGAAGATTGTCTTTACCTCTCTCCCTCTATTATCAGTATCTGA
- a CDS encoding ABC transporter substrate-binding protein, with amino-acid sequence MNKNTLTLFILISLIISPLTAKGAREEYPENFTVKATALNGPTGIGMIYLFDEQPDFGEGVSVEYSVALAPKNLMGDLAKKSIDMAVLPANMPALLHAKAPGYKVAAVTGMGNLYIVSRDPSIGKPSDLVGKTLFNGAKGATPDFMTRYLLTGEGIDADKDLYMDFSYGLPDLAKAVIGGLADTAVFPEPYITMITEKSDAEIVIDLQQWWMDQKGTDESYPLSVFVVKEEILESYPLFVERFLKAYQDSIKRVTENPSEAALLVTENGFTMAADVTEKAIPRLNLKYTDGEAARDMLTQYYGILYEMDPATVGGSVPGDDLYYIEK; translated from the coding sequence ATGAATAAAAATACACTGACTCTGTTTATACTTATATCACTGATTATTTCTCCCCTGACGGCTAAAGGGGCGCGGGAGGAGTATCCCGAAAACTTTACCGTCAAGGCGACAGCTCTGAACGGTCCGACAGGTATAGGGATGATATATCTCTTTGATGAACAACCTGATTTCGGCGAGGGAGTTTCGGTCGAGTACTCGGTTGCCCTGGCTCCGAAAAACCTTATGGGCGATCTGGCTAAAAAGAGCATCGATATGGCTGTTCTTCCCGCCAATATGCCGGCTCTTCTCCATGCCAAAGCTCCGGGATATAAAGTCGCGGCTGTGACCGGAATGGGAAATCTCTATATCGTCAGCCGCGATCCGTCTATCGGGAAACCGTCGGATCTGGTCGGCAAAACGCTCTTTAACGGAGCCAAGGGCGCGACTCCCGATTTTATGACCCGTTATCTTCTGACGGGAGAGGGGATCGATGCCGATAAGGACCTCTATATGGATTTCAGTTACGGATTACCCGATCTGGCAAAGGCCGTCATCGGCGGATTGGCCGATACGGCTGTTTTTCCCGAGCCTTATATCACCATGATAACCGAAAAGAGCGATGCGGAGATCGTCATCGATCTTCAGCAGTGGTGGATGGATCAGAAGGGGACAGATGAATCCTATCCCCTTTCTGTATTTGTCGTAAAAGAGGAAATCCTGGAAAGCTATCCCCTATTCGTGGAGCGCTTCCTCAAGGCTTATCAGGATTCTATAAAAAGAGTTACAGAAAACCCCTCCGAAGCCGCTCTGCTGGTTACCGAGAACGGTTTTACCATGGCGGCGGATGTCACGGAAAAAGCCATACCGCGTTTGAATCTGAAATACACCGATGGTGAGGCTGCCAGAGATATGCTGACGCAATATTACGGCATATTATACGAAATGGATCCCGCTACTGTTGGCGGTTCTGTTCCGGGAGACGACCTGTACTACATTGAAAAGTAA
- a CDS encoding ABC transporter permease encodes MKSKLLSFISVAVLLILWKIVSLVLGAEIILPSPEKAFFALVNLMREESFLSHVLYTVKRGALGFILSAGLALVVGIAAGENRFFFTLIKPLLTVIKTVPVLSIVLLAIIWLSTENVPVFVCFLVVFPLISGNVIEGIRHVDPQLLEMARIYRVSKRRIILQIYIPSLIPYLLAGLSTAAGVTWKAVIAAEVISMPRFGIGTGMQFAQIQLDTAVLFAWTITAVIISAVTETLLLMPARFLPWRKGA; translated from the coding sequence TTGAAAAGTAAGCTTCTCTCTTTTATTTCAGTAGCTGTACTTCTCATTCTCTGGAAAATCGTTTCGCTTGTTCTGGGAGCGGAGATTATTCTCCCCTCTCCGGAAAAGGCTTTTTTCGCACTGGTAAACCTGATGCGGGAGGAGAGTTTTCTCTCCCATGTTCTGTACACGGTAAAAAGGGGAGCCCTCGGGTTTATTCTCTCCGCCGGACTGGCTCTTGTTGTCGGGATCGCTGCCGGAGAAAACCGTTTCTTTTTCACTTTAATAAAACCTCTTCTCACAGTTATTAAAACCGTGCCGGTTCTCTCTATCGTACTCCTGGCCATCATCTGGCTCAGCACGGAAAACGTACCGGTATTCGTCTGTTTTCTCGTTGTTTTTCCCCTGATCAGCGGTAATGTTATCGAAGGGATCCGCCATGTCGATCCCCAGCTTCTTGAAATGGCCAGAATATATAGAGTCTCGAAAAGGCGGATAATTTTACAAATTTATATTCCCTCTCTAATTCCCTATCTTCTGGCGGGACTGTCCACAGCGGCCGGTGTCACATGGAAAGCGGTTATCGCCGCCGAGGTCATCAGCATGCCCCGGTTCGGGATCGGGACGGGTATGCAGTTCGCCCAGATTCAGCTTGATACGGCCGTGCTGTTCGCATGGACCATAACGGCTGTAATCATCAGCGCCGTGACGGAAACATTGTTACTGATGCCGGCCCGTTTTCTGCCCTGGAGGAAGGGAGCATGA
- a CDS encoding DHHA2 domain-containing protein → MPPFDDPLILISGNRSGDLDSLITSYVKAELLSAAGQRGEFAVLRYFPEEKWKLHRDARYLIEQCGGNPDIFTGADQAAAAAAHRPVKIYLTDHNQPEQEILPYSENIVEITDHHRISGNMPQKAVKRIENTGSCSTLLAEELFHALAEKPGLFSREKIISLSEMLYFTIRMDTDHLTDEKQYNLNKDRGILEKLKKNVKKEEGFLLELHNKKEDFSGFAIDDYLEKDYKFWTLPSLTYGMSTIHCDIDTFFELLKADQSAVGSFMKKRNLPVLFLMHFNKEPILKRELTVICQDPCPFREKLIDGLASSGLFIPRELPEKGLMRFYQKDPHFSRKKIQPFLDDLLIKLTEDN, encoded by the coding sequence ATGCCCCCCTTTGACGATCCTTTAATCCTGATTTCGGGAAACCGTTCGGGAGACCTCGACTCTCTGATAACCTCCTATGTCAAAGCGGAACTCCTGTCGGCGGCCGGGCAGAGAGGAGAGTTTGCCGTTCTGCGTTATTTTCCGGAAGAGAAATGGAAGCTCCACCGCGACGCCCGCTATCTCATTGAGCAATGCGGCGGCAACCCCGACATATTCACCGGAGCCGATCAGGCGGCGGCAGCGGCGGCCCATAGACCTGTGAAGATTTATCTCACCGATCACAATCAGCCCGAACAGGAAATTCTTCCCTACAGTGAGAATATAGTCGAAATAACGGACCACCACAGAATCTCCGGGAACATGCCGCAGAAAGCCGTGAAACGGATCGAAAATACCGGCTCCTGTTCGACTCTTCTGGCGGAAGAGCTCTTTCATGCTCTAGCGGAGAAGCCCGGGCTTTTCAGCCGGGAAAAAATAATATCTCTCAGTGAAATGCTCTATTTCACCATCCGTATGGACACGGACCATTTGACTGATGAGAAGCAGTATAACCTGAATAAAGACAGAGGGATTCTGGAGAAGCTGAAAAAAAACGTAAAAAAAGAAGAAGGCTTTCTCCTGGAACTGCATAATAAAAAAGAGGATTTCAGCGGCTTTGCCATAGATGACTATCTTGAAAAGGACTACAAGTTCTGGACTTTACCATCCCTCACCTATGGAATGAGTACCATTCACTGTGATATCGATACTTTTTTCGAGCTGTTGAAAGCCGACCAGAGCGCTGTCGGCTCATTTATGAAAAAGAGAAATCTCCCTGTTCTTTTTCTGATGCATTTTAACAAAGAGCCGATACTTAAAAGAGAATTGACGGTCATCTGTCAGGATCCCTGCCCTTTCAGAGAGAAACTGATCGATGGGCTGGCATCGTCCGGGCTATTTATCCCCCGGGAACTTCCGGAGAAAGGTCTTATGAGATTTTATCAAAAGGATCCACACTTTTCCCGGAAAAAGATCCAGCCTTTTCTCGATGACTTGCTTATTAAACTTACTGAGGATAACTAA
- a CDS encoding J domain-containing protein translates to MTVNDCFRILELPRTAGLDDLKFAYRTMAKKYHPDRKGGDSRKFTRLHEAYELLLDYGPFKSGYALKTNYSPFRETERKEWEERKKKEEEDAAHRAAEEIRRRTADARKRREAEESRRRAAEDRKKREAERNRRRAAEERIKQAAEEARHSGHQSDPVHQARLAGEILQGKKSDREKLKAIDNLISLKRKSVYPYLKNGFYNSSDKVTAASIRAVGALQIVQAGPELSSLMCSGSTAIRRAVLDAVASFRNPRPFSSIIEMGLNDRDKNLRAQSELLRSRI, encoded by the coding sequence ATGACTGTCAACGATTGCTTCCGGATACTGGAACTGCCCCGGACAGCCGGGTTGGATGATTTGAAATTCGCATACCGGACTATGGCTAAAAAGTACCACCCCGACAGAAAAGGCGGAGACAGCAGGAAATTTACCCGGCTTCATGAAGCTTACGAACTGCTTCTCGATTACGGTCCTTTCAAGAGCGGTTACGCATTAAAGACCAATTATTCCCCATTCCGGGAAACGGAAAGGAAGGAATGGGAAGAGAGGAAAAAAAAGGAAGAAGAGGATGCCGCCCATCGAGCCGCTGAAGAAATCCGCCGCCGGACTGCCGATGCCAGGAAAAGGCGTGAAGCTGAAGAGTCCCGCCGCCGCGCTGCTGAAGACAGGAAGAAACGCGAGGCCGAAAGGAACCGTCGTCGTGCTGCCGAAGAAAGGATAAAACAAGCTGCCGAAGAGGCCAGGCATTCCGGGCATCAGTCCGACCCCGTCCATCAGGCCCGCCTGGCGGGAGAGATCCTGCAGGGGAAGAAATCCGATAGGGAAAAGCTGAAAGCCATCGACAATCTGATCAGTCTAAAGCGGAAATCCGTCTATCCTTATCTGAAAAACGGTTTCTATAACTCATCTGATAAAGTTACGGCTGCTTCAATCAGAGCCGTCGGCGCTCTTCAGATCGTTCAGGCCGGTCCTGAGTTAAGCTCGCTGATGTGTTCCGGATCTACCGCAATCCGCAGAGCTGTTCTGGATGCCGTCGCTTCATTCCGGAATCCCAGGCCTTTCAGCAGCATTATCGAAATGGGATTGAATGACCGGGATAAAAATCTGAGAGCTCAGTCGGAATTGCTGCGGAGCCGTATTTGA